DNA from Candidatus Omnitrophota bacterium:
TGTCACTATAATATTCCACAACACGCCCAATGGATTCTACTAGGGTAGTTAGTCCATCCGAATTGTCGCATGGGGCAGAGAAACTATCCAATACCATTAAGGCATATTCTGGAAGTCCGTACTCGTTCATTGCAATAGCACGAAAATAACTTCTAATAGTTAGTCTAATGGTTTCGGGTGGCGATTGAATGCCCCTTAGAATCTTCATTAGTTTCATCCAAGACTGTTTCTTAGATATTGCTCTACATAGAGCAATTACTTCTGGGCTATCTAAGCTAGAGAGCATAAGACTATTGGCGTGTTTTACGGAATCCGCGAATTGGCACGCCATTAGATATGTGATAGCCCTTCTCGCACTTCCATTAGAGTTTTCCACTATAGCATTTACTATATCGTGGGAAACCCTCATATCTTCTTTTTCGATGATGTTGGAGAGAATATCCCTTATTGAGTTATCGTCGATAACTTGTAAGTCAAGACAAATGCACCTATTTGTAATGGTCTTGGGCACTTTGTTTTTTTCTGTAGTGCAAAGTATCCAATAGCACTTATCGTGTGGTTCCTCTATTGGTTTTTGCAATACTTGCCAAGCGGTTTTCGATAGTACATGGCATTCGTCGATTATGACAGCCCTGTTTCCGCCTTGCCAGCCCCCCATAATCATATTCTGGGTCAATTTCCTCATAGCGTCTGCACCACTATGAGTTGCAGCGTCAATTTCGGTTAGGTTTAGGGATAAATCGACCATGCACTTTTTTGCAATGATTCGCCCTATTGTTGTTTTGCCTACCCCACTTGGTCCACTTAGTAAGTAACTATGCGACGTGTTTTTTCTTAGGGCTTTTTCAAGCATAGTCGTTATATGGTCTTGACCCTTAATTTGTTTCAAGAGTTTCGGTCTGTATTTTATATGCAAGTCCACTTTTTCCCTCCGGCTTATATGCTGTAATCACACCAAAGAAAACAAAGCACGTTATTTGGCTCTTAAGGGTACTCTTTCTCGTGTTTGTCTCGTTTCACCTTGCTTCTCGGAAAATCGCAATTTTTAAGAGCCGATTATGGGTGATTTAGTAGCCCAGTAATCAGCGCTTTTTTTTCGGTGTTGTCGGCGCAACCCTCGAAACGCGACGCCGCGTTTCGCTGCGGCGAAACTCATTGGTCTATAAATGGAAAGACACTATCAAGACTCCCCAATAGGGCCGGGTCTTTTACTGTTCGCAAGGGAATGACTTTTGCTCCGACTTCCAATGCAACCTTTATCGAGTTGGTCTCTTCGCCCTTATCCAAGAGGACAACCGTAGTATCGTACCTATTACTCAATAGTCTCAAAGCCCTAATGAGACTCGGCTTGATATTTGTACTAAAAAGCGCAGTTGAGTGTATCCCAAGGTTTCGCCCCAAATAATCTACCCTAAGAGAATCAAAGGGCCCCTCGCAAATAACCAACGCCCTGCCCCCGTAAGCTATACGATTACGGAACAACACCCCGTAATTACCCCATTTTTCCATCATATAACGCCGTTTTGAAGCACCTATCGCCCTGCCAACCCATCCGGTTAGATTGCCTGACAAGTCATAAATAGGGAATATAACCCTATCTTTGTAATTACCAGTATTGGCTTTGTAAATAGGGTAATTCTTTAATACCCATCTTAGTGCTTTTGTATTATAACCCCTAGTGCGCATGTATTCCCAGAATCTATCCTTTTCCATTATAGGCACAAATTGTTTCGGCCAGGGAATTGGTTTGGGTTTTTCCTCTTGGGTCATTTTATCTAATATGTCTTGTAGTTGTTCTTTGAAACCCTTTCGATCTCTTAAGCCGCTCCACACAATACCATGTGCCGTTTTATACGGGATATGGCAAACTTTACTAATAAGACCGGCTAAGTCTTTCCCTCTATGACTTGCGTTTCTCCAACAGGACCACCTACCATTTTTAATGTTTATTCCAAGATGGAAAGATGGGTCGAGACTCCCGCAATATGGGCAATGGATGCAGACATTGCCNNNNNNNNNNNNNNNNNNNNNNNNNNNNNNNNNNNNNNNNNNNNNNNNNNNNNNNNNNNNNNNNNNNNNNNNNNNNNNNNNNNNNNNNNNNNNNNNNNNNCAAAAACCAGTTGCCTTGCCATATACAACTTATACCGAATTTTACCCCGCCTGGGGTCTTTACTTCATGTAATAACTTGGTATATGTTATGATATGGTTTAATTTGTTGGGTTGTTTCCTCCAAATAGATATACGATTATGAGTGGATTCGCGGGCGTTTTCGCCCATAATCGTATATCTTGGTGTTGGTTGGAATGTAGTTTGTTTGGAGTATTTAGGATGAAAACACCAGAAGAAATGTCGGAGGACGAACTTAGGGTACTAAAGGCAAGAGTGGATAATTTGTTGGGTAATAACAACAAATCATCTAGGGATATAGTGTTTATGCGGTATATCTTGGAATTAGCTTCAGAACCCCCTAGTTCTGTTGCAGCACCATCATTATGCTCTTGTTTTGATAAGGGGTATCCACACCTAATGGAATTTATAGAGTCTATTGGTCCACTTGACAATAGGCAAAAATTGATTGCAATGAAAATGTGTGCGAATCTCATTGTTGGTCAGTTAAGGGAGATGGATATTCCAGTTAGTGTAAAGACTATATGTAATTGTATGCAAAGGATTAGGGATATTTTTGATAGGGCCTTTCCTGGGTATATTGAGTCTGGGCTGGTCGGCTTTGTCTATAGTGTAAATGAGCAAAACGGAGAGTCATAATGGATCGGTTAGGTTTTACAATGCAAGAGAATCTTCTGTATCTTATGGCGTATGATACAGAATCGGCGAAAACAATACATACGGTAATTCCACTATCTATGTATGATGGGGCATATAGGTTAGTAATGGAATCACTGTATAACTACTATAGGCGATATGATGTTTGCCCAGAGGACCATTTGATAGACTTGTGCGTTATACTTAAGAGCGGACACCCTAAAAGTATCCAGGACATTACCGATATACTCGAATCGGTATTGGAAACAAGGCGGAGTGGTGGGGTAAATGCCTCTTTTGTGATGGATCAATTAGGCGATTTTGTTAGGGCACAAAGACTAAAATCGTCCATTTTAATGGCCGCTGATACATTACAAGAGGGCGACCTTGATAAGGCGGAAGAGGCACTTAGGAAAACATTAGGTGAAAGCACTATAACATCTTTTGACCCAGGGACTATATTCGGCACACCAGACTCGCTTGAGTTTATGATAGATGATGCTGAAGTAGTCATTCCTACTGGGGTGAAAAGTCTTGACGTGTATAAGCTAGGGCCTACAAAGAAAGAAATGATGCTGTTCATTGCGCCACCGAAAAAGGGTAAATCATGGTGGCAAGTGCACTTGGGGAAAATGGCCTTAATGAGTGGATATACTGTAGTGCATATAACCCTTGAAATGTCTGAACATAGGGTGATCCAACGATATGTTCAGGCTTTATTCTCTATGTCAAAACACCCTAGTAGTTTCAGGTCAGTAAAGTTCTCTACTAATAAGTTTGGGCAACTTGTTGGCTTTGATATAGTGGAAAGGCACGATAATAAATCATTACATGATAGTGGTATCTACAAGTGGGTTGCGAAACAAACGAAAAGGATTCGGCCCCCTCTTGTTGTTAAAGAGTTTCCCACTGGGGAGTTGACCCCTCAACAATTAGATGCGTATTTGAACACCCTTGGGCAACAAAAGGGCATTGTTCCCGATTTACTCATTGTGGATTATCCAGACCTTATGCGTATTCCCACTAATACATATAGGCTGGAATTGGGTAACATATACAAAGCACTTAGGGGGATTGCAGTAAAATATAACTTGGCATTGTCTGTTGTCAGTCAATCCAATAGGGCTTCGGTGTCGGATAGTACGACTACGGCAGAAATGGTAGGGGAGGACTACTCTAAAATTGCGACTGCTGATTCGGTGTTAACGTACAGTCAAACCCAAGCGGAGAAAGCCTATGGTTTAGCACGATTGAGCGTAGATAGGTCGAGGAACGAAATGGATGGGTACATAGTGGTAATATCCCAGAATTATGTATTTGGGCAATTTTGCCTAAGGGATGTTGCCATGAGGCAAAAGTATTGGAACCTAATTAGGGAGTATTCCGATGAAAATGAGTGAGCAAGATTTGCAGAAAGCCTTTATAGCAGAGCAAGTGACCCGCCAGCGTAGACTTGCTGTTGAGCAAGCCCAAGTAAACATGGCATTTAGCATTGCCATGTTTAGGGCAGAGTGTTCAAAACAATTTCTTAATACAATGTTAGGGGGTGAAGGGCCCTGGGATGAAGAGACTATAGTTAACGAAAAGGTTCAGTTGGCTGTATCATATGCAGACGCTCTAATTAGGGAATTGCAGAGTGATGATTCTCCGATAAGGTTGCCAAGAGTAAATATGGGGGGATAAATGATAAGTAAAGAGGCTATATATGATTACGTAAATAGGGACTTGGGCAACATAGAGGCGGAAAAGCTCCAATTAGAATATACTTGTTATAATCAGTTGGAGCTTTTGAACCCCAAACCAAGGTTTAAGACAAAGCCCTATAGACATCAATTGGTTTCGTTTCTGATTAGTTTACACTATGACAATTTGCTATTGTTCATGGATATGGGCATTGGCAAAACAAAGGTAATGCTTGACACTTTTTCCTACTTACGGAAGCTAGGCAAAAGAAAGAGGGCATTAGTGTTAGTGCCTACTATAAACACATTAGATGTATGGGAAAGAGAATGTTTGAAGCATACGCCCCACTTGCGAATAAGCACTTGTGAGGGTTCTCCGGCAGAAAGGTATCGGATATTCTGGAAGAAAAACACGGATATAGTTGTAATAACCTATGCCGGTTTGACTAGGATGTTTACAGTACCCAAGGTAAAAGGTGCTAGGTCTCTTGTCGCTAATGTTAAATCTATAGGGGAAAGATTCGATTTTGTTGTGTATGATGAATGCACAGCGCTTAAGAGTCATAACACTAAAATATCATCTATTGCAAGAGAACTAGTTAGGCAAATACCCCGTAGATATGGTTTGACCGGGACACCCATAGGATCGACAGTGGAAGATTTATGGGCACAAGCATTTGCAGTTGACGGGGGAAAAGCGTTCGGCAATACTTTGGGGTTGTTTCGGGCTGCTTTTTTTAAACCAAAGAGAACCCCTTGGGGTGTTAAGTGGGTGTTTAAGAGAAACACAATGCGCCAAGTGAACCGAATAGCCCGGAGTGTTTCCATTAGATACCTAGCGGAAA
Protein-coding regions in this window:
- a CDS encoding AAA family ATPase, which gives rise to MDLHIKYRPKLLKQIKGQDHITTMLEKALRKNTSHSYLLSGPSGVGKTTIGRIIAKKCMVDLSLNLTEIDAATHSGADAMRKLTQNMIMGGWQGGNRAVIIDECHVLSKTAWQVLQKPIEEPHDKCYWILCTTEKNKVPKTITNRCICLDLQVIDDNSIRDILSNIIEKEDMRVSHDIVNAIVENSNGSARRAITYLMACQFADSVKHANSLMLSSLDSPEVIALCRAISKKQSWMKLMKILRGIQSPPETIRLTIRSYFRAIAMNEYGLPEYALMVLDSFSAPCDNSDGLTTLVESIGRVVEYYSDTRKTCAN
- a CDS encoding DnaB-like helicase C-terminal domain-containing protein; this translates as MDRLGFTMQENLLYLMAYDTESAKTIHTVIPLSMYDGAYRLVMESLYNYYRRYDVCPEDHLIDLCVILKSGHPKSIQDITDILESVLETRRSGGVNASFVMDQLGDFVRAQRLKSSILMAADTLQEGDLDKAEEALRKTLGESTITSFDPGTIFGTPDSLEFMIDDAEVVIPTGVKSLDVYKLGPTKKEMMLFIAPPKKGKSWWQVHLGKMALMSGYTVVHITLEMSEHRVIQRYVQALFSMSKHPSSFRSVKFSTNKFGQLVGFDIVERHDNKSLHDSGIYKWVAKQTKRIRPPLVVKEFPTGELTPQQLDAYLNTLGQQKGIVPDLLIVDYPDLMRIPTNTYRLELGNIYKALRGIAVKYNLALSVVSQSNRASVSDSTTTAEMVGEDYSKIATADSVLTYSQTQAEKAYGLARLSVDRSRNEMDGYIVVISQNYVFGQFCLRDVAMRQKYWNLIREYSDENE
- a CDS encoding DEAD/DEAH box helicase produces the protein MISKEAIYDYVNRDLGNIEAEKLQLEYTCYNQLELLNPKPRFKTKPYRHQLVSFLISLHYDNLLLFMDMGIGKTKVMLDTFSYLRKLGKRKRALVLVPTINTLDVWERECLKHTPHLRISTCEGSPAERYRIFWKKNTDIVVITYAGLTRMFTVPKVKGARSLVANVKSIGERFDFVVYDECTALKSHNTKISSIARELVRQIPRRYGLTGTPIGSTVEDLWAQAFAVDGGKAFGNTLGLFRAAFFKPKRTPWGVKWVFKRNTMRQVNRIARSVSIRYLAENCVDLPETVSIEHVVPMPDDVKKHYDKALDDIMEVVDDSGRVNTQVIANKFNHLWSLSSGFLTHKGDDGIVVKAPLTNMKIPMLLEILDGIPKYDQVVIFHHYIYSGKWIESALIEQGHNCVWVYSGTKGKKAKLDSFYSGKTRILVINDQSGALGLNLQNSNRVIFYETPVSPIVWQQAVKRCHRIGGNRKVFYHYILTEGSVDHQILGNVKRGRNLLRDLMRGRETSLGIK